In one window of Cynocephalus volans isolate mCynVol1 chromosome 6, mCynVol1.pri, whole genome shotgun sequence DNA:
- the CARD19 gene encoding caspase recruitment domain-containing protein 19 isoform X1, with protein MTDQTYSDRLVQDTPFLTGHGRLSEQQVDRIILQLNRYYPQILTNKEAEKFRNPKVSLRMRLCDLLSHLQRSSERDCREFYRALYIHAQPLHSSLPSRHALQNSDCTELDRSGELSDRGPMSFLAGLGLAAGLALLLYCCPPDPKGLPGARRVLGFSPIIVDRHVSRYLLAFLADDLGGL; from the exons ATCAGACCTACTCTGACCGTCTAGTGCAGGACACACCCTTCCTGACAGGCCATGGGCGCCTGAGCGAGCAGCAGGTGGACAGGATCATTCTCCAGCTGAACCGCTACTACCCACAGATCCTCACCAACAAGGAGGCGGAAAAG TTCCGGAACCCCAAGGTATCCCTGCGCATGCGTCTGTGTGACCTCCTGAGCCACTTGCAGCGGAGCAGCGAGCGTGACTGCCGGGAGTTCTACCGAGCGCTGTACATCCATGCCCAGCCCCTGCACAGCAGTCTGCCCAGCCGCCACGCCCTGC AGAACTCAGATTGCACAGAGCTAGACAGGAGCGGCGAGCTGAGTGACAGGG GACCCATGAGCTTCCTTGCCGGCCTGGGCCTGGCTGCAGGACTGGCCCTCCTCCTCTACTGCTGCCCTCCAG ACCCTAAGGGGCTGCCAGGGGCCCGGCGTGTCCTTGGCTTCTCGCCCATCATCGTTGACAGGCATGTCAGCCGTTATCTGCTGGCCTTCCTGGCAGATGACCTTGGGGGGCTCTGA
- the CARD19 gene encoding caspase recruitment domain-containing protein 19 isoform X2 — MTDQTYSDRLVQDTPFLTGHGRLSEQQVDRIILQLNRYYPQILTNKEAEKFRNPKVSLRMRLCDLLSHLQRSSERDCREFYRALYIHAQPLHSSLPSRHALRPMSFLAGLGLAAGLALLLYCCPPDPKGLPGARRVLGFSPIIVDRHVSRYLLAFLADDLGGL; from the exons ATCAGACCTACTCTGACCGTCTAGTGCAGGACACACCCTTCCTGACAGGCCATGGGCGCCTGAGCGAGCAGCAGGTGGACAGGATCATTCTCCAGCTGAACCGCTACTACCCACAGATCCTCACCAACAAGGAGGCGGAAAAG TTCCGGAACCCCAAGGTATCCCTGCGCATGCGTCTGTGTGACCTCCTGAGCCACTTGCAGCGGAGCAGCGAGCGTGACTGCCGGGAGTTCTACCGAGCGCTGTACATCCATGCCCAGCCCCTGCACAGCAGTCTGCCCAGCCGCCACGCCCTGC GACCCATGAGCTTCCTTGCCGGCCTGGGCCTGGCTGCAGGACTGGCCCTCCTCCTCTACTGCTGCCCTCCAG ACCCTAAGGGGCTGCCAGGGGCCCGGCGTGTCCTTGGCTTCTCGCCCATCATCGTTGACAGGCATGTCAGCCGTTATCTGCTGGCCTTCCTGGCAGATGACCTTGGGGGGCTCTGA
- the NINJ1 gene encoding ninjurin-1: MESGPEEYELNGDLRPGSLGSPDASPPRWGWRNRPINVNHYANKKSAAESMLDIALLMANASQLKAVVEQGPAFAFFVPLVVLISISLALQIGVGVLLIFLVKYDLNNPAKHAKLDFLNNLATGLVFIIVVVNIFITAFGVQKPMVDVAPQQ, translated from the exons ATGGAGTCGGGCCCCGAGGAGTACGAGCTCAACGGCGACCTGCGCCCAGGCTCCCTGGGATCCCCGGACGCCTCG CCACCCCGCTGGGGCTGGAGGAACCGGCCCATCAACGTGAACCATTACGCCAACAAGAAGAGCGCGGCTGAAAGCATGCTGGACATTGCTCTGCTGATGGCCAACGCGTCCCAGCTGAAGGCTGTGGTTGAGCAGGGCCCTGCCTTTGCCTTCTTTGTGCCCCTGGTGGTCCTCATCTCCATCTCCCTGGCGCTGCAGATCGGCGTGGGGGTGCTGCTCATCTTTCTGG TCAAGTACGACCTTAACAACCCAGCCAAGCACGCCAAGCTGGACTTCCTCAACAACCTGGCCACAGGCCTGGTGTTCATCATCGTGGTGGTCAACATCTTTATCACGGCCTTTGGGGTCCAGAAGCCCATGGTGGATGTGGCGCCCCAGCAATAG